Proteins from a single region of Proteiniborus ethanoligenes:
- the noc gene encoding nucleoid occlusion protein — protein sequence MSNLNKEISYIPIKSVKPNPYQPRKSFSKRSLEELSQSIKTYGVIQPISVRKIGDESYELVAGERRLRASELAQLENIPAIVVELKDKDSAVVALIENLQREDLNFVEEADGYNSLIKDHGLTQQELAERLGKNQSTVANKLRILRLSDEIKKSLIENGLTERHARALLKLPSEDMQLAVLDKIIKRELTVKKTESLIKTILEDLTKEEEPNHRQNIKSLINYKIYLNTIRNAYNAIRESGVDAKFEQKDMGEFVEVTLKIPKTQNG from the coding sequence ATGAGTAATTTAAATAAGGAAATTAGTTATATTCCCATAAAATCAGTAAAACCTAATCCATATCAGCCTAGAAAAAGCTTTAGCAAAAGATCCTTAGAAGAGCTTAGTCAATCTATTAAAACTTATGGCGTAATACAGCCCATAAGTGTTAGAAAAATTGGTGATGAAAGCTATGAGTTAGTAGCAGGTGAAAGAAGACTCAGAGCATCTGAATTAGCCCAGTTAGAAAACATACCAGCTATTGTAGTTGAGCTTAAGGATAAGGATTCTGCAGTAGTGGCTCTTATAGAAAACTTACAAAGAGAGGATTTGAACTTTGTAGAAGAAGCTGATGGATATAATAGTTTAATAAAGGATCATGGACTTACACAACAAGAATTAGCAGAAAGATTAGGAAAGAATCAATCTACTGTGGCTAATAAATTGAGAATTTTAAGATTATCAGATGAAATAAAAAAATCACTTATTGAAAATGGGCTTACTGAAAGACATGCAAGGGCGCTGCTAAAGCTACCAAGTGAAGATATGCAGCTTGCTGTGTTAGATAAAATAATAAAAAGAGAATTGACTGTTAAAAAAACTGAAAGCTTAATAAAAACTATTCTTGAAGACTTAACTAAGGAAGAAGAGCCAAATCATAGACAAAATATTAAAAGCCTCATTAACTATAAGATTTATTTAAATACAATTAGAAATGCATATAATGCGATTAGGGAAAGTGGAGTAGATGCCAAATTTGAGCAGAAAGACATGGGGGAATTTGTTGAAGTAACTCTGAAGATACCAAAAACACAAAACGGTTAG
- the rsmG gene encoding 16S rRNA (guanine(527)-N(7))-methyltransferase RsmG — translation MSNIDVLISGISELGIDLDEDRRDKFAKFKSLLKEWNEVINITAIKDDAEIDIKHFLDSLTIFKTGKIVKGVKIIDIGTGGGFPGMPIKIVENDTQILLLDSLNKRLKFLNEVIEKLELKDISTIHERAEALGNNKEYREQYDIAVSRAVASLNILSEYCLPFVKIGGYFIAMKGSDSKEEVEGSRNAIKILGGELEDKIDIKIPNSDIVHSLLIIKKTSHTPTKYPRQGGKIKKNPL, via the coding sequence ATGAGCAATATTGATGTGTTGATTTCTGGCATTTCAGAGCTTGGCATAGATTTAGATGAGGATAGAAGAGATAAGTTTGCTAAGTTTAAATCATTATTGAAGGAATGGAATGAGGTTATTAATATAACTGCTATTAAAGATGATGCAGAAATTGATATTAAGCACTTTTTGGACAGCTTAACAATTTTTAAGACTGGAAAAATTGTTAAGGGGGTAAAGATTATTGATATAGGTACAGGAGGAGGCTTTCCTGGCATGCCTATTAAAATTGTAGAAAATGATACACAAATTCTTTTATTAGACAGTTTAAATAAGAGGTTAAAATTTTTAAATGAAGTTATAGAGAAGCTGGAACTTAAAGATATAAGTACTATACATGAAAGGGCAGAAGCTCTTGGAAACAATAAGGAGTACAGAGAGCAATATGATATAGCTGTATCTAGGGCAGTGGCTTCCTTGAATATTTTATCAGAATACTGTTTACCTTTTGTAAAAATAGGAGGGTATTTTATTGCTATGAAGGGTTCGGATTCTAAAGAGGAAGTAGAGGGCTCAAGAAATGCTATTAAAATCTTAGGTGGAGAGCTGGAGGATAAGATTGATATTAAAATTCCAAATAGCGATATTGTACACAGTTTATTAATTATTAAAAAGACAAGTCATACTCCGACAAAATACCCTAGACAAGGGGGAAAAATTAAGAAAAACCCTTTATAA
- the mnmG gene encoding tRNA uridine-5-carboxymethylaminomethyl(34) synthesis enzyme MnmG yields MEKLFQYNRGKYDVIVIGAGHAGCESAFASARMGKKTLLLTISLDAIALLACNPNIGGTGKGHLVREVDALGGEIGRIIDKSVIQIKMLNTSKGPAVHSLRGQADKNLYQRVMKSTLEKQENLDLVQGEVVEIFVENNMVKGILTNTGAIYEADAIIIATGTYLRGRVFIGEINYESGPNGLFPANRLSYCLKDLGIKMRRFKTGTPARVHRDSLDFSKMEIQPGDEEIIPFSFMTESLDIEQVPCYLTYTNEETHKIIRDNISRSPMYAGEMEGVGPRYCPSIEDKVVRFAEKTSHQVFVEPEGLDTCEMYVQGMSTTFPEDVQIKMYKTVPGLENVKIMRTAYAIEYDCIDATQLKRSLEYKEIENLYFAGQINGTSGYEEAAAQGLVAGINAVRKLNGEDPLILDRSQAYIGVLIDDIVTKEIYDPYRMMTSRAEYRLTLRQDNADLRLTEIGYNIGLATKERYEKMINKKKEMEREIGRLKKKIITPNKEINEFCERIGTTPLKTPTSMYDFIKRPEITYDILKEIDDERPELTREARIQVEIEIKYEGYIAKQLKQIEQFKKLEGKKLSEDIDYSQIKGLRLEARQRLNSMKPESVGHASRIAGVSPADINVLLIYLEQQRRLNK; encoded by the coding sequence GTAAGAGAAGTTGATGCATTAGGCGGAGAAATAGGTAGGATAATAGATAAATCTGTTATACAAATAAAAATGCTTAATACATCAAAAGGACCAGCAGTACATTCCTTAAGGGGTCAGGCAGATAAAAATTTATATCAGAGAGTTATGAAATCAACCTTAGAGAAACAAGAAAACTTGGATTTAGTTCAAGGAGAGGTTGTAGAAATTTTTGTTGAAAATAATATGGTAAAAGGAATACTTACAAATACAGGTGCTATATATGAGGCTGATGCAATTATAATAGCTACAGGAACTTATCTAAGAGGAAGAGTTTTTATTGGAGAAATAAATTATGAAAGTGGACCTAATGGTCTTTTCCCAGCTAACAGGCTATCATATTGCCTAAAGGATTTAGGTATTAAAATGAGAAGATTTAAGACAGGTACTCCAGCAAGAGTTCATAGAGATAGCTTAGATTTCAGTAAGATGGAGATACAGCCTGGAGATGAGGAAATAATACCATTTTCATTTATGACAGAAAGCTTAGATATAGAGCAGGTTCCGTGTTACTTAACTTATACAAATGAAGAAACACATAAAATTATTCGAGACAATATAAGCAGGTCTCCTATGTATGCAGGAGAGATGGAAGGAGTAGGCCCTAGATATTGTCCTTCTATTGAAGATAAGGTTGTTAGATTTGCTGAGAAAACCAGTCATCAGGTTTTTGTTGAGCCTGAGGGACTAGACACTTGCGAAATGTATGTGCAAGGAATGTCTACGACTTTTCCTGAGGATGTCCAAATTAAAATGTATAAAACAGTACCTGGACTTGAAAATGTAAAAATTATGAGAACAGCTTATGCAATAGAATATGATTGTATAGATGCTACTCAGCTTAAAAGGTCATTAGAATATAAGGAAATAGAAAACTTGTATTTTGCGGGACAAATTAATGGTACATCTGGTTATGAAGAAGCGGCCGCACAAGGTTTAGTGGCTGGCATTAATGCGGTTCGTAAGCTAAATGGAGAAGATCCGTTAATTCTTGACAGATCACAGGCTTATATAGGTGTTTTAATAGACGATATAGTTACTAAGGAAATCTATGATCCATATAGAATGATGACTTCTAGGGCAGAATATAGACTTACTTTAAGGCAAGATAATGCAGATTTAAGGCTAACTGAAATAGGATATAATATAGGACTTGCTACTAAAGAAAGATATGAAAAGATGATTAATAAGAAGAAGGAAATGGAAAGGGAAATTGGCAGGCTTAAAAAGAAAATAATTACTCCAAATAAAGAAATAAATGAGTTTTGTGAGAGAATAGGAACTACCCCTTTGAAAACTCCCACATCTATGTATGATTTCATTAAGCGACCTGAGATAACCTATGATATTCTTAAAGAAATAGATGATGAAAGACCGGAACTTACTAGAGAAGCGAGAATACAAGTAGAGATTGAAATTAAATATGAAGGTTATATAGCTAAACAGTTAAAGCAAATAGAGCAGTTTAAAAAGCTTGAAGGAAAAAAACTCAGTGAAGATATTGACTATAGTCAGATAAAGGGTTTAAGACTTGAGGCAAGACAAAGATTAAATTCTATGAAGCCTGAATCAGTAGGCCATGCTTCTAGAATTGCAGGAGTTAGCCCTGCAGATATTAATGTACTATTGATATATCTTGAGCAGCAAAGACGTTTGAATAAATAG